A portion of the Girardinichthys multiradiatus isolate DD_20200921_A chromosome 23, DD_fGirMul_XY1, whole genome shotgun sequence genome contains these proteins:
- the slc25a43 gene encoding solute carrier family 25 member 43 isoform X1, with protein sequence MVVSVKNDTRLTSSQSFLCAGFAGLFSKTITSPLEVVKIKSQVGTFHCKGGFLQTFLVIHQNEGLRGFWKGNMASCLRLFPYTAVHLTTYRKIVHLHMDELGFISQWRAIFAGGLAGVAAALLTYPLEMVETRLIAQNSRQPTYNGVAHTLSKIYRNEGLPALYRGFSLTVLGAVPFSVGCYAVYMSLDKLWQEPSFRFTPLQNFINGCFAAGVAQTLSYPFETVKRKMQAQSPRLPHFGGVDVHFTGMVDCFMQVVRNKGALSLWNGLTANTVKIVPYFGLLFTCCEMCKQVCLYRNGYIISPLSYKPTPGVDQSLGPHELEEVKRYLKNRNFGSGESSFGNRW encoded by the exons ATGGTGGTCTCGGTGAAAAACGACACCCGGCTGACCAGCTCTCAGAGCTTTCTCTGCGCCGGTTTCGCTGGTTTATTCAGCAAAACCATCACGTCCCCCCTGGAAGTGGTGAAGATTAAAAGTCAGGTGGGAACTTTTCACTGCAAAGGTGGCTTCCTGCAAACTTTTCTCGTCATCCACCAGAATGAGGGACTTCGAGGATTTTGGAAAGGAAATATGGCCTCCTGTCTCCGCCTGTTTCCATACACAGCAGTTCACCTCACAACATACAGGAA GATAGTCCACCTTCACATGGATGAGCTGGGTTTCATCTCCCAGTGGAGGGCCATATTTGCTGGAGGACTGGCTGGCGTCGCTGCAGCCCTGCTCACGTATCCTCTGGAGATGGTGGAGACCAGACTCATCGCTCAGAACTCCAGACAGCCCACCTACAACGGCGTAGCTCACACTCTCTCAAAGATCTACAGGAATGAAGGGCTGCCTGCTCTCTACAGAGGATTTTCCCTCACCGTTTTGG GTGCGGTTCCCTTTTCTGTCGGATGTTATGCGGTTTACATGAGTTTGGACAAGCTGTGGCAGGAACCATCTTTTCGCTTCACTCCTCTTCAGAACTTCATTAATGGCTGCTTTGCAGCAGGAGTGGCTCAAACGCTGTCTTACCCCTTTGAAACTGTTAAACGGAAAATGCAG GCACAGAGTCCCCGTCTTCCACATTTTGGTGGCGTGGACGTCCACTTCACTGGAATGGTGGACTGTTTTATGCAGGTTGTAAGAAACAAAGGGGCCCTGTCGCTGTGGAATGGACTAACAGCAAACACAGTAAAG ATCGTTCCCTACTTTGGCCTTCTGTTCACCTGCTGCGAGATGTGCAAGCAGGTTTGTCTGTACCGTAACGGCTACATCATCTCACCTCTGAGCTACAAGCCCACGCCGGGGGTCGACCAGAGCCTCGGGCCGCACGAGCTGGAGGAGGTCAAGCGCTActtgaaaaacagaaactttgggTCAGGGGAGTCGTCGTTTGGAAACCGCTGGTGA
- the slc25a43 gene encoding solute carrier family 25 member 43 isoform X2 — MVVSVKNDTRLTSSQSFLCAGFAGLFSKTITSPLEVVKIKSQVGTFHCKGGFLQTFLVIHQNEGLRGFWKGNMASCLRLFPYTAVHLTTYRKIVHLHMDELGFISQWRAIFAGGLAGVAAALLTYPLEMVETRLIAQNSRQPTYNGVAHTLSKIYRNEGLPALYRGFSLTVLGAVPFSVGCYAVYMSLDKLWQEPSFRFTPLQNFINGCFAAGVAQTLSYPFETVKRKMQIVPYFGLLFTCCEMCKQVCLYRNGYIISPLSYKPTPGVDQSLGPHELEEVKRYLKNRNFGSGESSFGNRW; from the exons ATGGTGGTCTCGGTGAAAAACGACACCCGGCTGACCAGCTCTCAGAGCTTTCTCTGCGCCGGTTTCGCTGGTTTATTCAGCAAAACCATCACGTCCCCCCTGGAAGTGGTGAAGATTAAAAGTCAGGTGGGAACTTTTCACTGCAAAGGTGGCTTCCTGCAAACTTTTCTCGTCATCCACCAGAATGAGGGACTTCGAGGATTTTGGAAAGGAAATATGGCCTCCTGTCTCCGCCTGTTTCCATACACAGCAGTTCACCTCACAACATACAGGAA GATAGTCCACCTTCACATGGATGAGCTGGGTTTCATCTCCCAGTGGAGGGCCATATTTGCTGGAGGACTGGCTGGCGTCGCTGCAGCCCTGCTCACGTATCCTCTGGAGATGGTGGAGACCAGACTCATCGCTCAGAACTCCAGACAGCCCACCTACAACGGCGTAGCTCACACTCTCTCAAAGATCTACAGGAATGAAGGGCTGCCTGCTCTCTACAGAGGATTTTCCCTCACCGTTTTGG GTGCGGTTCCCTTTTCTGTCGGATGTTATGCGGTTTACATGAGTTTGGACAAGCTGTGGCAGGAACCATCTTTTCGCTTCACTCCTCTTCAGAACTTCATTAATGGCTGCTTTGCAGCAGGAGTGGCTCAAACGCTGTCTTACCCCTTTGAAACTGTTAAACGGAAAATGCAG ATCGTTCCCTACTTTGGCCTTCTGTTCACCTGCTGCGAGATGTGCAAGCAGGTTTGTCTGTACCGTAACGGCTACATCATCTCACCTCTGAGCTACAAGCCCACGCCGGGGGTCGACCAGAGCCTCGGGCCGCACGAGCTGGAGGAGGTCAAGCGCTActtgaaaaacagaaactttgggTCAGGGGAGTCGTCGTTTGGAAACCGCTGGTGA
- the slc25a5 gene encoding ADP/ATP translocase 2, protein MTDQAISFAKDFLAGGIAAAISKTAVAPIERVKLLLQVQHASKQITADKQYKGIVDCIVRIPKEQGFLAFWRGNLANVIRYFPTQALNFAFKDKYKKIFLDGVDKRTQFWRYFAGNLASGGAAGATSLCFVYPLDFARTRLAADVGKAGQEREFKGLGDCLAKIFKSDGLKGLYQGFNVSVQGIIIYRAAYFGVYDTAKGMLPDPKNTHIVVSWMIAQSVTAVAGLVSYPFDTVRRRMMMQSGRKGADIMYTGTLDCWRKIARDEGSKAFFKGAWSNVLRGMGGAFVLVLYDELKKVI, encoded by the exons ATGACTGATCAGGCTATCTCCTTTGCCAAGGACTTCCTGGCCGGCGGCATCGCCGCGgccatctccaaaacagccgtAGCCCCCATCGAGAGGGTGAAACTTCTCCTCCAG GTGCAACATGCCAGCAAACAGATCACAGCCGACAAGCAGTACAAGGGCATCGTGGACTGCATTGTCCGCATCCCCAAAGAGCAGGGCTTCCTTGCCTTCTGGAGAGGCAACCTGGCCAATGTCATCAGATACTTTCCCACACAGGCCCTCAACTTTGCTTTCAAGGACAAGTACAAGAAGATTTTCCTGGATGGCGTAGACAAGCGCACACAGTTCTGGAGATACTTTGCAGGTAACCTGGCGTCCGGCGGTGCAGCAGGGGCCACGTCCCTGTGTTTTGTCTACCCCCTCGACTTTGCCAGGACCCGTCTTGCTGCTGACGTGGGCAAAGCAGGACAGGAACGTGAGTTCAAGGGCCTGGGAGACTGCTTGGCGAAGATCTTCAAGTCTGATGGCCTCAAAGGTCTGTACCAGGGCTTCAATGTTTCAGTGCAGGGCATTATCATCTACAGAGCGGCCTACTTTGGCGTCTACGACACAGCAAAGG GCATGCTCCCAGATCCCAAGAACACACACATTGTTGTGAGCTGGATGATCGCTCAGTCAGTGACAGCCGTCGCCGGTCTCGTGTCCTACCCCTTCGACACTGTCCGTCGTCGTATGATGATGCAATCTGGACGTAAAGGAG CTGATATTATGTACACTGGCACCCTGGACTGCTGGAGGAAGATTGCACGTGATGAAGGCAGCAAGGCGTTCTTCAAAGGAGCGTGGTCCAACGTGCTCAGAGGCATGGGCGGTGCCTTTGTGCTCGTCTTGTATGACGAGCTTAAGAAAGTCATCTAA